From the genome of Flammeovirgaceae bacterium:
GCATTCCTGGTGGCAGGGGCCAAAACCCTGATCATGAGCATGTTCAAAGTAGACGATGCCGCCACGCAAAAGCTTATCCTCAATTTTTACCGGAAATGGCTGGCCACTGGCAAACTAAGGGAGTCTTTTACCGAGGCCAAAAAAGAACTGAGGACGGAATACCCCGACCCTATTTATTGGGGCGCCTTTATGATGATCGGCCTCGACAATACTGTGCAATAAGCCACTCAATACGCCATTCTGTCACGATTGTACCTCTGAAGGCTGGGTAATCGAGACATAATGGCTTGTTTTTTAGCAAAATCCTGTTCGGCATACTTTTCAATAGTATGGTCATTGAATTCAAAAACCGAATGTTAAACCACTAAAAAACCACAATTATGAGCATCATCCGTTATAACCCAAGTGATTTTGCCCCCACATCGTTCAGCAGCCTTATTGACAAATTCTTTAATGACTCCATGCAACGTTCAGGGCACAATACCTTCATTCCCAAGGTGGATATCATTGAAAGCGAAAAAGCCTTTGAACTGCAGGTAGAAGCCCCTGGAATGAACAAGGAAGACTTCAAGATAGAAGTCAAAGACAACTACCTGACCATAAGTGGGGAGCGCAAATTCTCCACTGAAAAAAACGAAAAGGACTTCCACTCCATTGAAACCCAATACGGGTCTTTCAGCCGTTCCTTCACATTGCCCGATAGCGCCAATACGGACAAGATCAATGCGAAGTACAACAACGGCATGCTGGAGCTCGTTATTCCAAAAGACGAAAAGAAACTCCTGAAGACCACCATCAAAGTGAACTAGGGAGGTATGTGAAGTTGGGCAAAACGCCCCCTGCCATGTGCGGGGGGCGTTTTTTTTTGGCCATCCTTTTTATGGATATTAGCGTTAACTTTAGGATAGCAGCCTGTAATGAAAAAACTTTGTTGGGAATGAAACGCTTGTTGTTGGTACTCACCGTGTTGGTTTCCGCCTTTATAGGGGCAACCATTGGCATCATCTTTACCCTTCGCTACATT
Proteins encoded in this window:
- a CDS encoding Hsp20/alpha crystallin family protein encodes the protein MSIIRYNPSDFAPTSFSSLIDKFFNDSMQRSGHNTFIPKVDIIESEKAFELQVEAPGMNKEDFKIEVKDNYLTISGERKFSTEKNEKDFHSIETQYGSFSRSFTLPDSANTDKINAKYNNGMLELVIPKDEKKLLKTTIKVN